Proteins found in one Pelobates fuscus isolate aPelFus1 chromosome 10, aPelFus1.pri, whole genome shotgun sequence genomic segment:
- the LOC134574832 gene encoding zinc finger protein 436-like: MNMDWTQIDEKILDLTLEIISLLTGEDQVVAKKFSECVDHNRPHHVKEGSYKTESPSAVTPRSSLIHERGNDKKILELTKKIIQLLTGEVPIRCEDVTVYFSMEEWEYLEGHKDLYKDVMMENHQTLISPDKPLSGEYYTPVCMPEFGNNEESVAKPKNGPHYLRTRKVRKRLKKYMPYIWEESPPCIEENYREMDIYKQTEYPSTDIKKESALHEEGNLTGFDIHACTDNTQTEYSSILLKEESASDEEGNRPPGVDMYKSSHNSTLADNEDNRACSNIHSIKPCIELNTPHHIDGNATLSKDNIEEIFPISDCPQGFSSDTQDVKHQPAHTGKYLLSTPDFVIHEMNYKGENQILSSQSGSDFFQMSNLVKQEMDWNEQTPYMCSECGKYFTQAAQLASHKMFHTKERPYKCTECLKNFKRKHHLVSHRKIHTGEKPFKCTECGKCFISNSQMISHTCIHSGKRPFKCYECGKCFTQKHHLISHQMVHSEEKPFKCSECGKCFTLKHHLISHHVVHTGEKPFKCSECGKGFNNVKNLAAHKLNHTGEKPFSCSECGKRFTLKHILKRHHRVHTGEKPYRCLECGKSFSRATNLAAHKMIHTGEKQFSCSECGKGFTWRSQLISHKWIHTGEKPFKCNECGKCFIQKHHLISHQVVHSEEKPFKCSECGKCFTRETSLTSHKLIHTGEKPFSCSECGKGFTLSASLIRHKRIHR; the protein is encoded by the exons ATGAACATGGACTGGACTCAGATTGATGAGAAGATCTTGGATCTCACCTTGGAGATCATCTCTCTGCTTACTGGAGAG gATCAGGTGGTTGCAAAAAAGTTTAGCGAGTGTGTTGATCACAACCGCCCTCACCATGTAAAAGAAGGATCCTATAAAACTGAGAGCCCCAGTGCGGTGACTCCACGTTCCTCGCTGATACACGAGAGAGGGAATGACAAGAAGATCCTGGAACTGACCAAGAAGATCATCcagctgctgactggagag gttcctaTAAGGTGTGAGGATGTCACTGTCTATTTCTCCATGGAGGAGTGGGAGTATCTAGAAGGACACAAGGATCTCTACAAGGACGTGATGATGGAGAATCACCAGACCCTAATTTCACCGG ATAAACCTTTATCAGGTGAATATTATACTCCTGTTTGTATGCCTGAGTTTGGAAACAATGAGGAAAGTGTAGCTAAACCCAAAAATGGACCACACTATCTGCGAACTCGCAAAGTAAGAAAAAGACTGAAAAAATATATGCCGTATATATGGGAAGAGTCTCCACCGTGTATAGAGGAAAATTACAGAGAAATGGACATTTACAAACAGACAGAATATCCATCTACTGATATTAAGAAGGAATCGGCATTACATGAAGAAGGGAATCTCACGGGGTTTGACATCCATGCATGCACAGATAATACACAGACAGAATATTCATCTATTCTTCTTAAGGAGGAATCTGCCTCAGATGAAGAAGGGAATCGCCCCCCAGGAGTCGACATGTATAAATCCAGTCACAATTCTACTCTTGCAGATAATGAAGATAATAGAGCTTGTTCAAACATACATTCTATCAAGCCTTGTATTGAATTAAATACACCACATCATATTGATGGTAATGCTACTCTGAGCAAAGACAACATAGAGGAAATATTCCCGATTTCTGATTGTCCACAAGGCTTCAGTAGTGACACGCAGGATGTTAAACATCAGCCAGCTCATACAGGTAAATACTTATTATCCACGCCAGACTTTGTTATACATGAGATGAATTACAAAGGAGAAAATCAGATTTTATCTTCTCAATCTGGGTCAGATTTTTTTCAGATGTCAAATCTTGTCAAGCAGGAAATGGATTGGAATGAACAGACACCATATATgtgctctgaatgtgggaaatattTTACCCAGGCTGCACAGCTCGCATCACATAAAATGTTTCATACTAAGGAAAGACCTTACAAATGTACTGAATGTTTGAAGAATTTTAAAAGAAAGCATCATCTTGTTAGTCATCGGaagattcacacaggagaaaaaccatttaaatgcactgaatgcggaaaatgttttatttcGAATTCGCAGATGATTTCACATACATGCATTCATTCAGGCAAGAGACCATTTAAGTGTTATGAATGTGGCAAGTGTTTTACCCAAAAGCATCATCTTATTAGTCATCAAATGGTTCACAGTGAAGAAAAGCCATTTAAATGCTCTGAATGTGGGAAGTGTTTTACCCTAAAGCATCATCTTATTAGTCATCACGTGgttcacacaggagaaaagccATTTAAatgctctgaatgtgggaaaggCTTCAACAATGTTAAAAATCTTGCAGCACATAAACTGAATCACACTGGAGAAAAACCATTTTCATGCTCCGAATGTGGGAAACGGTTTACCTTAAAACATATTCTTAAAAGGCACCACAgagttcacacaggagagaaaccatataGGTGTCTTGAATGTGGAAAAAGTTTTTCTCGGGCCACAAATCTTGCAGCACATAAAatgattcacacaggagaaaaacaaTTTTCATGCTCTGAATGCGGGAAAGGTTTTACTTGGAGATCCCAGCTGATTTCACATAAATGGATTCATACAGGCGAGAAACCATTTAAGTGTAATGAATGTGGCAAGTGTTTTATCCAAAAGCATCATCTTATTAGTCATCAAGTGGTTCACAGTGAAGAAAAGCCTTTTAAatgctctgaatgtgggaaatgttttacccGGGAAACAAGTCTTACATCACATAAACttattcacacaggagaaaaaccattttcatgctctgaatgtgggaaaggTTTTACCCTGTCCGCATCTCTTATCAGACATAAAAGAATTCACAGATGA